GGCATGAAAGGTGCTGAAAGTTTTTTCCAGTATATCTTCCTCAGTGATGGTTTCCCTATAAAATTTCATGTAGGAGCTAATTCTGAACATTGCAGAATTGTACTTAGCCATtgacttgaaatcctggatccttaggtgagtccactcataatgacttttggaagaagcaccattttctggtgattgtatctgcTTCTCAATGCCTTCCAGAGAGCTAATAGATCTTCAACCATTAGGTATTCGCTCTTTAGTCCTTCATTAAGGTGGCGACggataaagatcatggcctTCGCCCAATCTTGAGCAGATGCACTGTTCTCCTCCTTAATTGTTTCTCCAAGATTCCTTGCCTCcaaatggatcttggtatccactATCCCGGTAAGGTAGTTCTTCCCAGTAATGTCtagggcaacaaaatcaagctttgccaagttcgccattttcttttttgaaagaaaattgagatgtgtaagatcttgcaataatatgtattctggAGGTATGTAATGTTAGAACTtatggttcttacaaattttttattttgatattcaagccaaaatgataagcactcaaAATTTCTGGCTCGAGATTTACATGATGAATGAgaagggcgattgtaccgcaccattctcataACATAGGATGTGCGATTATTCCACACCACTTAAGTAGCAGGAAATtttaaatatgcagagcagggtgggcgattatactgcaccacctaaaattgcaataaaagtAAACAGCAggcaaatttaaatatgcagggtagggtgggcgattataccgctccacctaaagtttgcagtaaaattagatCTACAGTTCAAGATAGGCGATGATATCGCATCATTTTGGATTGCAATCCAAGATGGGTGATTGGATCGCACCATATTGGATTgtagtaaaattaacataaataaacactgggTTAGTAGTCATGAGCTACACCAaataagaaatcaaagatataagtaactgttaggttgagaactaGAAGCAGGCATGGTGCAAACAGTTCTCCATAAGGGTATATCCAGCAGatgaggcagaggaagaagaacaatAAAATCCTTAAaggaaacctttttttttttttttttttttttttttttttttcttttgacgaagagaaatgagaaatggttagagagtcgtgctgataacgtgttataaatatgcaaaaagttagagagataacacTTACTAGTGACACGAGTGAAGCAGATGTAAAATATCACACTGTAACTATAACATAAGGgaatgacaaataaaagagggAAGGATATAtactgatgttattgatcttttcttcttcttagtcTGTTTTGATAGCACACGGAGCGCTCTATTTATAGAACAACTCCAAACAAGCGTAATAATTACACCTTGAAATTTACAGCACACACCTTTTGAAAATACAATCCTCATTCATTTCCCTAGTCAATATTACTGTGTGAACATTCATTAACCCACAAATATTTTTAACAAGAACACCTAAGTAACCTGTGTAATTTTGTAAAGAGATGACTTTCACAtgctattttttatttcttatatatttctgctattttttttttatcatattaaaaacaaaatcaaacaagTCAAGATTAAACCAGGGATGTGTTTTTATCATTTCTATTTTCTTACATCAGCAAAACTCTATCCGCTTCGGAATTGTTCGGTCTCCCTGGGCGACACGTGTCACCTTACCCATCTAAAAGTATGGTGACAACTTCCACTACCCGCTTTGCGATTTCCACAAATTTAGCTCTCTTTCCCCTCCTGCAAAAATGGCTGTAGCTCAAATCTCCGCCTCACTCTCCCTTTCAATCagaggtactctctctctctctctctctctctctctctcactgaaTATTGAATttacttttgtaaaaatattgaaatttcaaaatttataatttgtttGATAAATTCGACAGATGCAAGTGGAATTAGCTCAGCAGCAGGTCCTGCTCGGCTTCCCCACTTTAATTCCGGTAGAATTGGGACGACCTTTGCTTCTGGTTCTCCACTCAGTAAGCCCTTGACTCTTCTTTCTCCTGAGTTACTTTTAAGGgatgttttcattttttgttttttttactacGTTCCTCTTAGTTCTAATTTTATGGATGATACTAAATTAGATTGGTTATTGTGTAGCTTAACTAAACTCCCCCTCACTTtagtataaaatattgatgtactcaaaaaaaagaaaaaaaaaaaaaaaaccaaagaaataCAGTTACTGACTTACAGCTTAAGTGGcttcagttttcttttcttaaatgTAAATTAAATTCGAAATGGTTATCGACGGGCACTGAAATCTATCATCGCTGGAAAGAGTTCAAGAACCAGgaattatttttagtttttggaaTAAGAGTAATGTAGCCCAATTGACACAACTCAAAGTTTACAGATTCTTGTATGAGTAACAGTTTAATTGACACATAAGCTTATACTCTAGGGTTGCTCGACTTCGAAAGTATTAGGActattgggtttttgtttgctGTATTTAGTTGCTTAAGAGTTgatgtttgattttgttttcagttATTAAAAGAGCATACCAACAAAGGAATGCTGCATGTAAATCGATGCCAATTTCCATAAGGTGTGAGCAAAGCACCAAGGAGGGAGGTTTGGATGTATGGCTTGGCCGGCTCGCCATGATTGGCTTTGCTGTGGCTATTGGCGTTGAGGTATCAACCGGAAAGGGACTTCTGGAGGTATGACACAAGCTATGGCTTTTAACATCCAAACCAAGATTTCCAATTTACTTTCAGTTGCATCCGTGTTTATGGGAATTAGTGTTGGTTTCCGTTTGTTGAACCGTTGGCTTACTTGTGCCATTGATGATTTAACAAGTATATAAAAGATATTGAAAGGCCTAGAAATTAGCATCTTGCATTGTCCTAAAAGTTATCCTTCATGTTTGCTTTAAGTGCTGTTTACTAGGGTAGGAAACTTACTGAAATTCCAATTAGAAGTACCATCTATAGATTATTGTTAGAATAAACTTTCTAATACTCGAGAGACTTGGattcaaactcaattaaaaTCTTGTCGATTTGAGTGGGTTCTTCCTATGTACACCAAGCCTCAGGGTTACAATGACCATCCATTGCAGCTGTGCTCCTTGACCAATTGAGCCTTTTGCTTCCTTGTTTATGACCTTTTGTTAACTCCTACCTGATAGACGATAATTATGATTCCTGATTTATTGTGATCTTTGCTTGATTTTCCTGTATAAATCAAATCTCTTAGATTAGCCTTCCTTTTATGTATTTCTTGAGTAGATAGAAAGTATACTTGTAAATCAAGGCTTTATAAACCTAAATAATGAACGAGAATCAATCC
This genomic stretch from Pyrus communis chromosome 2, drPyrComm1.1, whole genome shotgun sequence harbors:
- the LOC137724933 gene encoding uncharacterized protein is translated as MANLAKLDFVALDITGKNYLTGIVDTKIHLEARNLGETIKEENSASAQDWAKAMIFIRRHLNEGLKSEYLMVEDLLALWKALRSRYNHQKMQQYRKRGFIEYNQLISVLLVAEQNNELLIKNHRCRPIGYAPFLEMNAASLEVNATPSGGNNHK
- the LOC137725174 gene encoding stress enhanced protein 1, chloroplastic, which encodes MAVAQISASLSLSIRDASGISSAAGPARLPHFNSGRIGTTFASGSPLIIKRAYQQRNAACKSMPISIRCEQSTKEGGLDVWLGRLAMIGFAVAIGVEVSTGKGLLENFGLTSPQPTAALGVTALVGVLTAVFIFQSGSEK